The segment AGAGCGTCATCGCGAGCGGTAATGAAGTTGCATTGCGAGTTAAATGGTATAAGCCAATGCAGAGAACATAGCCAGGGATATATCCCATGACTGATAAGATGATTGCTTCTTGAAACACAACAGATAACAGATAGCGATTCTTATAGCCCATTGCTTTGAGCGTGGCATATTCAGCTAAATGATCTGCGACATCCGTATAGAGAATTTGGTAAACAATCACTGTTCCGACAATAAATCCGATCGCAGTTCCCAAGGTAAAAATAAACCCGATCGCAGTACTGTCTTTCCAGTAGTTCATCTCAAAAGCGATAAATGCTGCTTTCGACATCACACGCACATCACCAATGACAAAATCCTCGCGATTGTCTTGTTTTTTCGGGTCAATTCGGCGTTCTCCTGGTAAATTCTTGAACCGTTCTAAACTTGCATACAAGTCTGCTCCTGGTTCGAGCTTAATTACCCCGATATCAATCTGCCTCGGATCACGGCTCGGAAAAATGCGATGGAAAGTGAGATCGCTTGTCATTAAGTTGCCATCTGCGCCAAAGGAAGCCCCTAGTCGAAATAAGCCTCCAATCTCAATCTGCCGACTTTCAACTTCAGTCCGAATCGGTGGATCAGATGGGCTGAGCGACTGAAGCTTTTCTGGAATCGGCCCAAACTCAGGACGAGACGCACTATCAAATAGCACGACATCAGTCAGACGAATCTTCGATCGATTCTCTTCTACGCCTGGAACTGAAAATAACGTATCTCCTGGATTCGTTCCAAGCACCAAAATACTGCGCGTCTGAGGGGTCGGTAGACCCTGCCAA is part of the Leptolyngbya boryana PCC 6306 genome and harbors:
- the devC gene encoding ABC transporter permease DevC, translating into MFAIPLAWLQLKREKIRLLVALAGIGFAVILMFLQLGFQDALFDSAVTLHQNIEGDIFLVSPQSTSLIAMKSFPERRLYQSLGFAGVKSISPIYIGFGIWKNPYWQGLPTPQTRSILVLGTNPGDTLFSVPGVEENRSKIRLTDVVLFDSASRPEFGPIPEKLQSLSPSDPPIRTEVESRQIEIGGLFRLGASFGADGNLMTSDLTFHRIFPSRDPRQIDIGVIKLEPGADLYASLERFKNLPGERRIDPKKQDNREDFVIGDVRVMSKAAFIAFEMNYWKDSTAIGFIFTLGTAIGFIVGTVIVYQILYTDVADHLAEYATLKAMGYKNRYLLSVVFQEAIILSVMGYIPGYVLCIGLYHLTRNATSLPLAMTLSRGIFVLCLTILMCVISGTIAVRKVQQADPADIF